The genomic interval CCGCGCCTCAAGACGGACGAGGCGCGCAGAGCGATGGAAAACACCGTCTGGCAATACGCGCTCTTGCGCTGAACGAGGAGGATGTGTATGCCATCTCTTGCGTTTGATCGCAATCGGGACCTGGTCACGGCCGACACCCGTCTGGTCCTGCCCAGTGGAGAAGGGTTCATGTGCACGCTCCAGCCGGGCGATGTGCTGCGCATTGTGGATCTCGAGGGAAACCAGGCCGTCGACACGCTGTTTTTTGACGCGGACCGCCCCTACGACCACTACAGCGCTGCGAAGACCATCGCGGCGCAGGGCAACATCTACCTCACCACCGGGTCTGTGCTCCTCACCGAGTCCGGACGGCCGCTCGTGCGGATTGTCGAGGACACCTGCGGCCGACACGACACGCTGGGCGGCGCGTGCTCGGCCCAGAGCAACACCGTGCGCTACGGCCACGACAAGGTGCACATGCACAACTGCCGGGACACGTTCATGCTGCAGATCGCCATGCACGAGCCGCGCCTCGCGAAGCGCGATCTCGCCCCGAACGTCAACTTCTTCATGAACGTCCCGGTGACGCCCGACGGCGGGCTGGAATTCGCGGACGGCATCTCGGGCCCCGGCCGCTACGTGGAGATGGAAGCGATGAGCCGGGTCATCGTGCTCATGAGCAACTGCCCGCAGCTCAACAATCCCTGCAACGCGTACAACCCGACGCCTGTCGAGATCGTCATCTGGCGGCGCGGGGTCTGAGTGGGGTCGATTTCGTCAGCGAGGGGGATGCCGATGTTTCGCAAAGTGTTGATCGCCAACCGCGGCGCCATCGCGGTACGCATGATACGCACGCTGAAGAAGATGGGGATTGCTTCGGTGGCCGTGTACACCACGGCGGACGAGGACAGCCTGCACGTCGATCTCGCCGACGAGGCCGTCTGGATTGGCGAAGGGCCGGTGCACGACTCGTACGTCAACGCGGAGAAGATCCTCGACGCTGCGCGGCAGTCGGGCGCCGACGCCATTCACCCCGGCTACGGGTTTCTGAGCGAAAACGCGACCTTTGCCCGGCAGTGCGCCGAGCGCGGGCTGGTGTTCATCGGCCCGGATCCCGAGCAGATCGAGAAGTTCGGGTACAAGCACGTCGCGCGCGACGTGGCGCGGCGGGCGGGCGTCCCGCTCTTGCCGGGGACCGATCTCGTCCGCGACCTTGAAGAACTCCGCTGCGTGTGCGCCGACATTGGCTACCCGGTCATCCTGAAGAGCACGGCGGGCGGCGGAGGCATTGGCATGCGCGTGGTGGAGCGCGAAGACGCACTCGCGGACGCCTTCGAGAGCGTTCGGCGATTGGCGGGTCAGCATTTCCGCGACGACGGCGTGTTTGTGGAGAAGTACGTGCCGCGCGCCCGCCACATCGAGGTCCAGATCTTCGGCAATCGCCAGGGCGAGCTCGTGGCCATCGGCGAACGCGACTGCACGCTGCAGCGGCGCAACCAAAAGGTGGTGGAAGAGTGCCCGGCGCACGTGCTCTCCGATGAGACGCGTCGGCGCCTGCACGAGGCGGCACTGTCCGTGGCGCGCGCCGTAGGCTACCGGAGCGCCGGAACGGTGGAGTTCCTCTACGATCCGTCGTCCGCATCGTTCTACTTTCTCGAGGTCAACACCCGCCTGCAGGTCGAGCACGGCGTGACGGAAGAGGTGTACGGGATCGATCTCGTCGAGTGGATGATCCGGGAGGCGGCGGGGGAGCTCAGGGACCTGGAGGCGCGCCTCCCTGCGCCCACCGGCCACAGCATCCAGGTGCGTGTGTACGCGGAGGATCCGGGGCGCGAGTTTCGCCCATGCGTCGGCAGGGTGGACGGCGTGGTGTGGCCCGAGGGCGCGCGCGTGGAGACGTGGATCGACAAGGGGGTGACCGTCAGCCCCTATTACGATCCTCTGCTTGCCAAGATCATCGTCCGCGGACCATCACGCGCTGCGGCGGTGCAGGCGCTGCGCGACGCGCTCGCCGAGGCACGGGTGTACGGCCTGCAGAACAACCTTCGCTACTTGCGCGCCATCGCGGACTCGGAGGCGTTCGCTTCGGGCGAGGTGTACACCAAGTGGCTTGAGGGATTTGAGGCGCCGGAGCGTGCGATGGAGGTGCTGGATGGCGGCCTGCAGACAACGGTTCAAGACCTTCCAGGGCGGCTCGGCCTGTGGGACGTCGGCGTGCCCCCGTCGGGGCCGATGGACGCGCTGTCCATGCGCATCGGCAACCGCCTGCTCGGCAACCCGGAAGGCGCGCCCGCGCTCGAGTTGACGCTCCGGGGCGGATCGTACGCGTTTCGAGACGACGTCTGGATCTGCCTGACCGGCGCGGACATGGGGGCAGCGCTCGATGGCCAACCGGTGCCGCGCTATCGCCCGGTGCTCGCGCGCCGGGGACAGGTTCTGCGCTTCGGCGAGTCCGCCGCCGGGCTGCGCGCGTATCTGTGTGTGCAAGGCGGGTTCGACGTGGCGCCTGTGCTCGGCAGCGCCTCGACGTTTGCGCTCGGTGGGTTTGGCGGGCACGGAGGCCGAGCGCTCGTCGCCGGAGACGTGGTGGGCATCGCGCCCGCCTTGGGAGACGTGGCGGACGAAGGCGTGGCGCCTCCGTCGTTCGGGCGCATCTGGGAGCTGGGCGTGGTGCCGGGCCCGCACTGCACACCCGAGTTTTTGCCTCCGTCGTATCTGGAGATGCTCACGTCCACCGACTGGACGGTCCACTTCAACAGCTCGCGCACGGGCATCCGGCTGAGCGGACCGGCGCCCGTGTGGGCGCGCGAGGACGGCGGCGACGCAGGACTTCACCCGTCCAATCTGCACGACAACCCGTACGCCATCGGATCGCTCAATCTCACGGGCGATCTCGCCGTCCTGCTGGGCCAGGACGGCCCGAGTCTCGGGGGCTTTGTCTGTCCCGTCACCACGCCCGCGGCGGAGATGTGGAAAATCGGGCAGCTTCGCCCCGGCGACACGGTCCGGTTCCGCCTCTTGAGCCTGGCGCAGGCGCGGGAACTGGACGCCATGCAGGCGCAATGCCTCGAAGAACCCGCGCAATTCTGCAAGGCGTATGAACTCCCGCTTCCTGAGATGCCGTTTTCGTCCTTTGCGGAGGCAACCGAAGCCGCGTACCTCGCGCGCGAATCCGACGGGCACGCATTTCCCGTCTGCGTCCGCGCCGCAGGGGACGAATACGTGCTCGTCGAATTCGGCGACATGGAACTCGATTTGCGGTATCGGTTCCAGGTGCACCTGCGCATGGAGGCCATCCGCAGCGCCGGCGACATCCCGTGGATCGACCTGACGCCAGGCATCCGATCCCTGCAGATCCACTTCGACCGCTCCCGGATGACGAGCGAAGAGGTGGCGCGCCGCGTCCTCCATCTCGACGCCCGCGTGCCGGATCTGTCGACCGCCAGGGTGCCGTCGCGCATCGTGCGCATGCCGCTTTCCTTCGACGATCCGTCCGTGCAACTCGCCATCGAGCGGTACCAGAAAAACGTCCGGCCCGACGCGCCTTGGTGCCCGAGCAACATCGAGTTCATGCGGCGCGTGAACGGGCTCGAGCGGATTGAAGACGTGCGGCGGATCGTGTTTGAGGCCAAATATCTGGTGCTGGGGCTCGGCGACGTGTACCTGGGCGCACCTGCCGCCACGCCGGTCGATCCCAGGCACCGCCTGGTGACGACCAAGTACAACCCGGCGCGCACGTGGACCCCGGAGAACGCGGTCGGTATCGGCGGATCGTACATGTGCATCTACGGCATGGAGAGCCCAGGGGGCTACCAGCTGTTTGGCCGCACGCTGCAGATCTGGAACACGTTCCGGCAGACGGGATCGTTCCGGGATGGGAAGCCGTGGCTGTTGCGCTTCTTCGATCAGGTCGAGTTCTACCCGGTCACGCCGGAGGAACTGGAGGACATGCGGAAGAAGTTCGTGCGCGGCCGCTACGACATCGAGATTCAAGAGACGGAGTTCGATCTCGGCGAGTACCTGGCGTTCCTCGAGGAGATTCGAGACGACGCGGCGGCGTTCAAGGCGCGGCAAAAACAGGCGTTTCACGAGGAGTTGGAGCGGTGGAAGGCCATGGGGCTTGCCGCGTACACGAGCGAGGCGATGGCAGAGGAGGAGGAGCCCGAGGAGGACGGCCTGACGGTGCTCCGGGCGCAGATGCCGGGAAGCGTGTGGAAGGTGCACGTCAAGCCCGGGCAGATGATCCGGCCCGGCGATACCATCGCCGTGATCGAGAGCATGAAGATGGAGTTTCCGGTGGAGGCCACCTGCGCCGGCGTCGTCCGCACGGTGCACGTGCGCCCGGGGCAGGAACTGCGGCCCGGTGGACCGATTGTGGGCATTGAGGAGGTGTCGGCTTGAGCATAACGACCGTGGAGGCGCTTCGGCGCGCCTACCGGACTGGGTGGCGGACGCCGGCGGACGTGATCGACGAACTCATTCGAGCGGCGGAGTCGCACGCCGCGTGGAACGTGTGGATCACGCCGCCCTCGTGGGAGAGGATCGAGCCGTATCTCGAGGCGCTGAGAGAAGACGAGATGGATCAAAAGCCGCTCTGGGGCATTCCGTTTGCGGTCAAGGACAACATCGATGTGGCCGGCATGCTGACCACGGCCGCCTGCCCGGCGTTTGCGTACAAGGCGCCGGCACACGCGGCGGTGGTGGAGCGGCTGGTTCGCGCGGGCGCCATTCCGGTGGGGAAGACGAACCTGGATCAATTCGCGACGGGGCTCATCGGCACGCGCAGCCCGTATGGCGAAGTGGCGAACGCGCGCAACCCCGAGTGGGTGAGCGGGGGATCGTCGAGTGGATCGGCGGTCGCCGTGGCACTCGGCATGGTGCCGTTTGCGCTCGGGACCGACACGGCGGGATCCGGGCGCGTACCGGCGGCGCTGAACGGCGTCATCGGCTACAAGCCCCGCGTCGGCGGCTGGCCGAACGAGGGCGTGGTGCCGGCGTGTCGCACGCTCGACTGCGTGAGCGTGTTCACGCGATCCGTCGCGGACGCGGCGATGGTGCAGGCGGTCATCGCGCCGGCGACCGCCGCGCAGGGCGGGCCGGATCGCGCGGTGGTGCCGAAAACGCTTGGCGCCTGGTTCGGGTCCAAGGCGGACGCGTATCGCAACGCGTGGGCCAGGGCGCTGTCGAAGCTTGAGGAGGCCGGCGTCGCCGTGGTGGAGATGGACCTGCCTGAGCTGGACGAGGCGAGCGCGATGCTGTACGAGGGCCCCTGGATTGCGGAGCGGTGGGCGAGCCTCGGGGCCTTCGTCGAGGCCCATCCAGATGATGTGCTGCCCGTGACCCGAGCCATCCTCGAGTCCGGCCGGGATCGCCTGGCGAGCGATCTCTTCCGCGCCCAGCATCGGCTTTTGGATCTGCGCCGCTCTGTGGAGGAGAAACTGCGCGGCGCTCTGCTCCTCATGCCGACCGTCGGCGGCACGTGGACGCGGGACGAGGCGCGCCACGACCCATTTGGCACCAATCGGGCGCTCGGCGCGTACACGCAGCACGCGAACCTGCTCCATTTGGCCGGCTTGTCGCTCCCGTGCGGCGAGGTGGATCGAGAGATGCCGTTTGGCGTCACGCTGTACGTCCCTGGGCAACGCGAGGCCGAGCTTCTGTCGGCTGCGCGCTGGTGGGTCGATCCCGACGAGGATGTGGCGACACGTGAGGACGAGATCGAACTGCTCGCGGTCTGCGGCCTGCACATGCGCGGCATGCCGCTCAACCACGAGTTGGTCGATCTCGGCGGAGAATTCGTCTGTGTCTCGCGCACGGCGCCCCTGTACCGCCTCTACCTGCTGGACACCGAACCGGTGAAGCCCGGACTCGTGCGCGCGGACGGCGGCGCGGAGGTGGAGTTGGAACTCTGGAAGCTGCCACGGCGCGCATGGCCAGCTTTCATGCAAAGGGTCCGGCATCCCCTGGCGCTTGGGAAGATTCTGCTTTCGGACGGGCGAGAGGTGATGGGCTTTGTCTGTGAAGCGGGTGCGCAAAGGCGCGAGGACATCACGCCCTATGGGGGTTTCCGGGCGTGGTGCGAGCGGGGCAGGATGGTCATCTCGTGAGCCACCGCGCGGGCGGGGGCGCGATCTCGGCCTCCGCCCATTCAACCGTTGATGCCGCTCGATTTGGAGAGCCCGCGCAGAATGGGTTTGCGGAACAGCACGAAGAGCGCGATCATCGGCAGTGTCGCGAACATCGCAGCGGCGGACAGGCCTTGCCAATTGGACGAATCCTGTGTCAAAAAGGTGGACAACAGCACCTCGATGGGCTGGACCCGCGGGCTCGAGGTGACCATGAGTGGCCAAATGAGGGAATTCCAGCAGCCGATGAAGATGTAGAGCGCGATGGTGAACAGGATGGGCCTCGACAAGGGCAGAACGATGCGCCACAGAAACGCGAGGTGGCCGCAGCCGTCGATCTTCGCCGCGTCGTGGTACTCACGCGGCAACGTCAGGAGATGCTGGCGCAAAAGGAACACGCCGAACACGCTTGCGCCGTACGGGATGATCTGCGCGATGCGCGTGTCCACCAGGTGCAGCTTGGCCATCGTCACGAAGTTCGGGATGAGCAGGGCCTGTTCCGGGATCATGAGCACCGCCAGGAGCGCGGTCCACACCACGGCTTTCCCTCGAAAGGGCACGTAGACGAGCGCGTACGCGCAGAGCACGGTTGTCGTCAGGGCGATGGCGATGGTCGCGAGGGCGATCACGACCGTGTTGATGTTCGCGAGCATCCACGTGTTCCCGCGCCACGTCTGCGCCCATATCGAGAAGTTCCAGTCCGGCACCAGGTGAGGCGGATAGACAAACACGTCCTGCGGCCGGTCCAACGAGGTGACGAACGCGATGTAAATCGGTAAGAGGAACGCCAGTCCGAGGCCCAAGGCGGCCGCGGCGCGCAACACGTGTCCGATGGTACGCATGTCCATCCTCCTCACGAATTACTGGTAAAACGTCAATCGGTGACCGATCCAGCGCGTCAGGGCGGTGACTGCAAAGATGCAGACCACGAGCATCGCGGCCATGGCGGCGGCGTAAGAGAACTGTCCGTTCGTGAACGCCTGTTGGTAGATGTATAAAAGCGCCGTCAGCGTGGCGTTCTCCGGTCCGCCGCTCGAAAGACTCAGTGCGTAGACCTGGGCAAAGGCCTGCAGAGAGCCGATGGTGGTGATCACGCCGATGAAAAACAGCGTGGGCGAGATGAGGGGCAGCGTGATGCGGAACAACCGAGTCCAAGGCCCCGCGCCGTCTACCCGCGCCGACTCCAACACGCCTTCTGGCACCTGAGACATGGCGGAGAGCAGGATCAGCACATCAAAGCCGATGCCGTGCCAAAGCGAATATAAGACCACGGCGGGCATCGCCCAGTGGGGCGAATTCAACCATCCGATGGGCTTCAGGCCGATGCCTCGCAAAAGCGCGTTCAAGATGCCGAAGTTGGGGTTGTACATCCAGAGCCATCCGATAGCGGTGCCGACGGCCGGCGTGATGTACGGGAGCACCACCAACGACTGCGCGAAGCGGAAGAGCCGCCGGTTCGACTGGAGCAGCGCCGCGAGTGCGACGGACAGCACCAGGGTGGAAGGCACCATCATGAGGGCGTACAACCCTGTGTTTGCCATGGAGCGCCAGAAAAGCGGATCCGACAATGCCGCATGGAAGTTGCTCAGACCGGCGTAGGTCGCCGTGCCGCCGGGGTGAAAATTGAAGAACGCGAGCGCAAAGGCGAGCACGGCCGGCGCATAGACAAACGCCACGAGAAACAGAAGGGCGGGCGCGAGAAGGCACGCCGCCAAAATTCCTTCCCGCAGGCGGGATGGGCCTGGGGAAGGTTCGGCGGCGGTCTGCGCTGTCGAGCGAAGGAACGCGTCGATTACCGACATGGTCATCAGCTCCTGCGCTCGCCGCTCAGGTATTGATTGCCGACGGTATTCATGTTCGCGATGGCCTGTTGCGGCGATTCCTGCCCGTTGAGCGCCTTCAGCAGTTCAGTCTGCATGGCGGTCAGCGCGGCGT from Alicyclobacillus acidocaldarius subsp. acidocaldarius DSM 446 carries:
- a CDS encoding carbohydrate ABC transporter permease, with product MRTIGHVLRAAAALGLGLAFLLPIYIAFVTSLDRPQDVFVYPPHLVPDWNFSIWAQTWRGNTWMLANINTVVIALATIAIALTTTVLCAYALVYVPFRGKAVVWTALLAVLMIPEQALLIPNFVTMAKLHLVDTRIAQIIPYGASVFGVFLLRQHLLTLPREYHDAAKIDGCGHLAFLWRIVLPLSRPILFTIALYIFIGCWNSLIWPLMVTSSPRVQPIEVLLSTFLTQDSSNWQGLSAAAMFATLPMIALFVLFRKPILRGLSKSSGING
- a CDS encoding carbohydrate ABC transporter permease, with the translated sequence MTMSVIDAFLRSTAQTAAEPSPGPSRLREGILAACLLAPALLFLVAFVYAPAVLAFALAFFNFHPGGTATYAGLSNFHAALSDPLFWRSMANTGLYALMMVPSTLVLSVALAALLQSNRRLFRFAQSLVVLPYITPAVGTAIGWLWMYNPNFGILNALLRGIGLKPIGWLNSPHWAMPAVVLYSLWHGIGFDVLILLSAMSQVPEGVLESARVDGAGPWTRLFRITLPLISPTLFFIGVITTIGSLQAFAQVYALSLSSGGPENATLTALLYIYQQAFTNGQFSYAAAMAAMLVVCIFAVTALTRWIGHRLTFYQ
- a CDS encoding urea amidolyase associated protein UAAP2, which gives rise to MPSLAFDRNRDLVTADTRLVLPSGEGFMCTLQPGDVLRIVDLEGNQAVDTLFFDADRPYDHYSAAKTIAAQGNIYLTTGSVLLTESGRPLVRIVEDTCGRHDTLGGACSAQSNTVRYGHDKVHMHNCRDTFMLQIAMHEPRLAKRDLAPNVNFFMNVPVTPDGGLEFADGISGPGRYVEMEAMSRVIVLMSNCPQLNNPCNAYNPTPVEIVIWRRGV
- the atzF gene encoding allophanate hydrolase, producing the protein MSITTVEALRRAYRTGWRTPADVIDELIRAAESHAAWNVWITPPSWERIEPYLEALREDEMDQKPLWGIPFAVKDNIDVAGMLTTAACPAFAYKAPAHAAVVERLVRAGAIPVGKTNLDQFATGLIGTRSPYGEVANARNPEWVSGGSSSGSAVAVALGMVPFALGTDTAGSGRVPAALNGVIGYKPRVGGWPNEGVVPACRTLDCVSVFTRSVADAAMVQAVIAPATAAQGGPDRAVVPKTLGAWFGSKADAYRNAWARALSKLEEAGVAVVEMDLPELDEASAMLYEGPWIAERWASLGAFVEAHPDDVLPVTRAILESGRDRLASDLFRAQHRLLDLRRSVEEKLRGALLLMPTVGGTWTRDEARHDPFGTNRALGAYTQHANLLHLAGLSLPCGEVDREMPFGVTLYVPGQREAELLSAARWWVDPDEDVATREDEIELLAVCGLHMRGMPLNHELVDLGGEFVCVSRTAPLYRLYLLDTEPVKPGLVRADGGAEVELELWKLPRRAWPAFMQRVRHPLALGKILLSDGREVMGFVCEAGAQRREDITPYGGFRAWCERGRMVIS
- the uca gene encoding urea carboxylase, whose translation is MFRKVLIANRGAIAVRMIRTLKKMGIASVAVYTTADEDSLHVDLADEAVWIGEGPVHDSYVNAEKILDAARQSGADAIHPGYGFLSENATFARQCAERGLVFIGPDPEQIEKFGYKHVARDVARRAGVPLLPGTDLVRDLEELRCVCADIGYPVILKSTAGGGGIGMRVVEREDALADAFESVRRLAGQHFRDDGVFVEKYVPRARHIEVQIFGNRQGELVAIGERDCTLQRRNQKVVEECPAHVLSDETRRRLHEAALSVARAVGYRSAGTVEFLYDPSSASFYFLEVNTRLQVEHGVTEEVYGIDLVEWMIREAAGELRDLEARLPAPTGHSIQVRVYAEDPGREFRPCVGRVDGVVWPEGARVETWIDKGVTVSPYYDPLLAKIIVRGPSRAAAVQALRDALAEARVYGLQNNLRYLRAIADSEAFASGEVYTKWLEGFEAPERAMEVLDGGLQTTVQDLPGRLGLWDVGVPPSGPMDALSMRIGNRLLGNPEGAPALELTLRGGSYAFRDDVWICLTGADMGAALDGQPVPRYRPVLARRGQVLRFGESAAGLRAYLCVQGGFDVAPVLGSASTFALGGFGGHGGRALVAGDVVGIAPALGDVADEGVAPPSFGRIWELGVVPGPHCTPEFLPPSYLEMLTSTDWTVHFNSSRTGIRLSGPAPVWAREDGGDAGLHPSNLHDNPYAIGSLNLTGDLAVLLGQDGPSLGGFVCPVTTPAAEMWKIGQLRPGDTVRFRLLSLAQARELDAMQAQCLEEPAQFCKAYELPLPEMPFSSFAEATEAAYLARESDGHAFPVCVRAAGDEYVLVEFGDMELDLRYRFQVHLRMEAIRSAGDIPWIDLTPGIRSLQIHFDRSRMTSEEVARRVLHLDARVPDLSTARVPSRIVRMPLSFDDPSVQLAIERYQKNVRPDAPWCPSNIEFMRRVNGLERIEDVRRIVFEAKYLVLGLGDVYLGAPAATPVDPRHRLVTTKYNPARTWTPENAVGIGGSYMCIYGMESPGGYQLFGRTLQIWNTFRQTGSFRDGKPWLLRFFDQVEFYPVTPEELEDMRKKFVRGRYDIEIQETEFDLGEYLAFLEEIRDDAAAFKARQKQAFHEELERWKAMGLAAYTSEAMAEEEEPEEDGLTVLRAQMPGSVWKVHVKPGQMIRPGDTIAVIESMKMEFPVEATCAGVVRTVHVRPGQELRPGGPIVGIEEVSA